In Trifolium pratense cultivar HEN17-A07 linkage group LG7, ARS_RC_1.1, whole genome shotgun sequence, a genomic segment contains:
- the LOC123897760 gene encoding pachytene checkpoint protein 2 homolog: MSSFPSPMETEQNPTTDQNGAASQHSPAPPPLPLEDKVLVPIEVCLKPSSTASIHDVRSAVEGMLEKRSLSYNGGPIPVPLDEPFLADNVQRICVCDTGEGMQNDNVLLFWQVKPVVHVFQLREEGPCEDISSDGQSSSFNEWILPAKEFDGMWESLIYESGLKQRLLRYAASALLFTEKAVDPFLVSWNRIILLHGPPGTGKTSLCKALAQKLSIRFNSRYPQAQLVEVNAHSLFSKWFSESGKLVAKLFQKIQEMVEEDSNLVFVLIDEVESLAAARKAALSGSEPSDSIRVVNALLTQMDKLKSSPNVIILTTSNITAAIDIAFVDRADIKAYVGPPTLQARYEILRSCLQELMRSGILTSFEDCKNTVLPNYASAKQGMNTPDFHQPTTSTQLCKQLVETAEACEGMSGRSLRKLPFLAHAALTNPFDCNPIEFLCTMIETAKRERSELPD, translated from the exons ATGAGTAGTTTTCCTAGTCCTATGGAGACGGAGCAAAACCCTACAACCGATCAAAACGGTGCCGCTTCACAACACTCACCTGCACCTCCTCCTCTTCCGCTGGAGGATAAAGTTCTTGTCCCTA TCGAGGTTTGCTTAAAACCTTCCAGCACAGCTTCCATTCACGATGTCCGTTCAGCAGTAGAGGG GATGCTTGAAAAGAGGAGTTTGAGCTATAATGGTGGACCAATTCCGGTTCCCCTTGATGAACCCTTTCTTGCAGATAACGTGCAAAGAATTTGCGTATGTGATACAG GTGAAGGGATGCAAAATGACAATGTTCTTTTGTTCTGGCAAGTCAAGCCTGTTGTACATGTCTTTCAG CTTAGGGAGGAAGGACCGTGTGAGGATATCAGCTCTGATGGCCAGTCTTCTAGCTTCAATGAATGGATTCTTCCTGCAAAAGAATTTGATGGCATGTGGGAAAG CCTGATATATGAATCTGGTCTAAAGCAAAGGTTGTTGCGGTATGCAGCGAGTGCTTTGCTCTTCACTGAAAAGGCTGTTGATCCATTCCTTGTTTCATGGAACCG CATAATTCTTTTGCATGGACCCCCTGGGACTGGAAAGACGTCCTTATGTAAAGCATTAGCTCAGAAACTATCAATTCGATTCAATTCAAG ATACCCACAGGCCCAGCTTGTTGAAGTGAATGCACATTCTTTGTTCAGTAAATGGTTCTCCGAAAGTGGCAAGCTG GTTGCAAAACTTTTTCAGAAGATTCAAGAAATGGTTGAGGAAGATAGCAATCTGGTATTTGTTTTGATCG ATGAAGTCGAAAGCCTCGCTGCTGCTAGAAAAGCTGCTTTGTCCGGTTCTGAACCTTCGGATTCCATTCGG GTTGTCAATGCATTATTAACTCAGATGGATAAGTTAAAATCATCGCCAAATGTGATCATTCTAACCACATCCAACATTACTGCTGCTATCG ATATTGCTTTTGTTGATCGAGCTGATATCAAAGCATATGTTGGTCCACCAACACTTCAAGCTCGGTATGAAATATTAAGGTCTTGCTTGCAGGAACTCATGCGTTCAGGGATATTAACTAGTTTTGAG GATTGTAAGAATACCGTGCTTCCAAATTATGCTAGTGCAAAACAGGGGATGAACACACCAGATTTTCATCAGCCTACTACATCCACGCAACTGTGCAAGCAACTAGTTGAAACTGCAGAGGCATGTGAG GGAATGAGTGGAAGGTCTCTCAGAAAGCTTCCTTTTTTGGCACATGCTGCACTTACAAATCCTTTTGATTGCAACCCTATCGAGTTCTTATGTACAATGATAGAAACTGCAAAGAGGGAGCGTTCTGAGCTTCCTGATTAA